In one window of Camelina sativa cultivar DH55 chromosome 15, Cs, whole genome shotgun sequence DNA:
- the LOC104744669 gene encoding receptor like protein 30-like — translation MMIASSSGIVFFLLLCSLVLHTLAASPRLLHYCRLDQRDALLEFKHEFNHDEFTDPLLSSWNQSSDCCLWSGVTCDARSGEVISLDLVHVLLNNPLKPNSGLFKLQQLKNLTLSDCRLYGEITSSLGNLSRLTHLDLSSNQLTGEVLASISNLNQLRDLLISDNSFSGDIPTSFANFTKLSTLDISNNLFTLENFPFVLPNLTSLSSLNIASNHVKSTLPSDLSRLHNLEYFLMRENSFSGTFPTSLFTIPSLQYVDLEGNQFSGHIKFGNISSSSSLWNIYLANNKFDGPIPESVSKIKSLIALDISNNNLVGTIPTSISKLVNLQHLSLSYNKLQGQVPGFICGLITATLSHNSFNSFGKPSSSSGREGLFELDLGSNSLGGPFPQWICNQRFLKFLDLSNNLFNGSIPPCFKHSTYWLKGLVLRNNSFSGILPDVFVNASMLFSVDVSFNLLEGKLPKSLMNCSVIELVNVGGNRINDTFPSWLASLRSLRVLILRSNAFHGSLYHDHVSNGFQHLRFIDISQNGFSGTLSPLYFSNWREMVTSESSDLGTGEVYMGEEGPEFSHSNSMTMIYKGVETEFLKIPYSFRAIDFSGNRFNGNIPESIGLLIELRLLNLSGNVFTGSIPQALANLTNLETLDVSRNQLSGHIPRDLGSLSFLSTMNFSHNLLEGPVPQGTQFQSQNCSIFMDNFKLSGLEKICGKAHAPNSTPRESEELSEPKEQVINWIAAAIAYGPGVFCGLVIGHIFASHKHKWFRRNKRRVVVIKSAR, via the coding sequence ATGATGATTGCAAGCTCTTCtggtattgttttctttctcttgttgtgTTCCCTCGTTCTACACACTCTTGCAGCATCTCCTAGGCTTCTTCACTATTGCCGTCTTGACCAAAGGGATGCTCTTCTCGAGTTCAAACACGAGTTCAACCACGACGAGTTTACAGATCCATTGTTAAGTTCGTGGAACCAGAGTAGTGATTGCTGTCTTTGGAGTGGTGTCACGTGCGATGCTAGATCCGGCGAGGTGATTTCACTTGACCTTGTTCATGTCCTTCTTAACAACCCTTTGAAACCAAATAGTGGTCTTTTCAAACTCCAACAACTTAAGAACCTAACTCTTAGTGATTGCCGTCTCTATGGAGAGATTACTTCTTCACTAGGAAACCTTTCTCGTCTCACCCATCTTGACCTTTCGAGTAATCAACTGACAGGTGAAGTTCTTGCTTCAATCAGTAACCTAAACCAACTTAGAGACCTTTTAATTTCTGATAACAGCTTTAGTGGTGATATACCTACTTCATTTGCAAATTTCACAAAGCTGTCTACTCTAGACATCTCAAACAACCTATTCACATTGGAAAATTTCCCTTTCGTACTACCAAATCTAACCAGCTTGTCCTCCTTAAACATTGCCTCTAATCACGTTAAATCCACGCTTCCATCTGATTTGAGCAGACTCCACAACTTGGAATATTTTCTCATGCGTGAGAATTCTTTTTCCGGGACTTTTCCTACATCTTTGTTCACGATTCCTTCGTTACAGTATGTTGATTTGGAAGGAAACCAGTTCAGTGGACATATAAAGTTTGGGAATATATCTTCATCGTCTAGTCTTTGGAATATATACCTTGCTAATAACAAATTCGATGGTCCAATCCCTGAATCTGTATCTAAGATTAAGAGTCTCATAGCACTAGATATCAGCAACAACAACTTAGTTGGGACAATCCCAACTTCTATATCAAAGTTAGTCAACCTCCAGCATCTTAGTCTTTCATACAATAAGTTACAAGGCCAAGTACCAGGTTTCATATGTGGATTGATAACAGCGACACTTTCCCACAATTCTTTCAACAGTTTTGGAAAGCCATCATCATCTTCCGGCCGAGAAGGACTGTTTGAGTTGGATCTTGGTTCAAATTCACTTGGAGGACCATTTCCGCAATGGATCTGCAACCAAAGGTTCTTAAAGTTCTTGGATTTGTCCAACAATCTTTTCAACGGCTCAATCCCTCCTTGTTTTAAACATTCAACTTATTGGCTTAAAGGGCTTGTTCTACGTAACAACAGCTTCAGCGGGATCCTTCCAGACGTATTTGTCAATGCTAGCATGTTATTCTCAGTTGACGTTAGCTTCAACCTGTTGGAAGGAAAACTTCCAAAATCACTGATGAATTGCTCTGTTATTGAACTTGTGAATGTGGGAGGCAACAGAATCAATGACACTTTTCCATCATGGTTGGCTTCTCTGCGATCGTTACGTGTCCTCATCCTCAGGTCTAATGCGTTCCACGGGTCTTTATATCATGACCACGTATCTAATGGGTTTCAACATCTGAGATTCATCGATATATCACAGAATGGTTTCAGTGGAACTTTGTCACCTTTGTATTTTTCCAATTGGCGTGAGATGGTGACATCTGAGAGCTCTGATCTAGGTACGGGGGAAGTGTACATGGGGGAGGAAGGGCCAGAGTTCAGCCATAGTAATTCGATGACTATGATATATAAAGGAGTAGAGACAGAGTTCTTAAAGATCCCATATTCGTTTAGAGCCATTGACTTCTCTGGAAACAGATTTAATGGGAATATACCTGAATCCATTGGTTTGTTGATTGAACTGCGTCTTCTCAACTTGTCAGGCAACGTATTCACTGGAAGCATCCCTCAAGCATTGGCAAATTTGACAAACCTCGAGACGTTAGACGTGTCTCGTAATCAGTTGTCAGGTCACATTCCTCGAGACCTTGGTAGCCTCTCTTTTCTTTCGACGATGAACTTCTCCCACAACCTTCTCGAAGGTCCAGTCCCACAAGGCACACAGTTTCAAAGCCAGAACTGTTCTATATTCATGGACAACTTCAAGCTCTCCGGTCTCGAGAAAATCTGTGGCAAAGCTCATGCCCCGAATTCTACACCACGAGAATCCGAGGAACTGTCGGAACCAAAAGAACAAGTGATAAACTGGATAGCAGCTGCTATAGCCTACGGACCTGGTGTGTTCTGTGGATTAGTTATTGGACATATCTTTGCTTCACACAAACACAAGTGGTTCCGTCGAAACAAGCGCAGAGTAGTAGTCATCAAAAGTGCTCGTTGA
- the LOC104748024 gene encoding protein ALWAYS EARLY 2-like: MAPAVRKSRSVNKRFTNESSPGKDAGKSRKNKQRKKKLSDKLGPQWTRKELERFYDAYRKHGQEWKKVAAAVRRSRSIDMVEALFNMNRAYLSLPEGTASVAGLIAMMTDHYSVMEGSGSEGEGQDASEVPRKEKKRKRAKPQLSDSREEVDVQHSVASTDGCLTFLKQARANGTQRRATGKRTPRVPVQTSYMGDDREGSTPPNKRARKQFDANDDVAHFLALALTDASRRGGSSKVSESPNRRTQLSDSTPIKSWGNMSRTRKSQSKHCDNSIFKEWVGSSQERKLESDKDTALLMDMEGVSEMEAPPKAKRFYKKKVKVEVEEAEGNDSDNNGECSATEGIRIKSQRRKAAIEASRGKHSPRSTKKKDKKLTSGDEFDALKALAELSASMDPATLMESGPESSARLKEERTEYDMDEKSSTPEATSSSSHEEKANAEPDDSLLHAISSVENTNKRKPKPSRQASTDCDAVPTEKLQSQTSGSLRRKRKPKVLGDEAPADFSQNKSINKKELHQDENNMKSLVRTKRAGQSPAQSKQLYTVQALEESATTSDKNRPVMDVIASTKEISDSGPASVSQKHPNKRKISLKKSLQERAKSSETIHKASRSSRTLSVQEFFLKDKLSEMEPEMLEIVKGSKTRAQAMVDAAIKAASSGKEGEDVKKMIQEALDLIDKHQPLRGFKFKHNEHVNGSIDPNQNHNPSPSGASDPMANNDFNSQDGSEKNEAQIPSELITSCVATWLMIQMCTEXVSPSYVFIIR, translated from the exons ATGGCACCGGCGGTGAGGAAGTCGAGGAGTGTGAACAAGCGTTTCACCAATGAATCTTCTCCAGGGAAAGATGCTGGCAAGTCTAGAAAAAATAAGCAGCGT AAAAAGAAGTTGTCTGATAAGCTGGGACCTCAGTGGACAAGAAAAGAGCTTGAGCGTTTCTATGATGCTTACCGGAAGCACGGCCAGGAGTGGAAAAAG GTTGCTGCTGCAGTTCGGCGTAGCAGGTCCATTGACATGGTTGAAGCTCTATTTAATATGAATAGG GCATATTTATCTCTCCCCGAGGGAACTGCCTCTGTAGCTGGCCTGATTGCGATGATGACAGATCATTACAGTGTCATG GAAGGGAGTGGTAGTGAAGGAGAAGGCCAGGATGCTTCAGAAGTAccaaggaaagaaaaaaagcgcAAACGTGCTAAACCTCAGCTTAGCGATTCTCGGGAGGAAGTTGATGTACAACATTCAGTTGCTTCCACAGATGGATGCCTCACGTTTTTGAAGCAAGCTCGGGCTAATG GAACTCAGCGACGTGCCACTGGGAAACGCACACCACGGGTTCCTGTACAAACTTCATATATGGGGGATGATAGAGAAGGCTCTACGCCACCAAATAAAAGAGCTAGGAAGCAATTCGATGCCAATGATGATGTCGCACATTTTTTAGCGTTAGCATTAACAGATGCATCGAGAAGGGGAGGGTCTTCAAAAGTTTCTGAATCACCAAATAGAAGAACACAACTTAGCGATAGCACGCCGATCAAGAGCTGGGGGAATATG TCGCGAACAAGAAAATCTCAATCAAAGCACTGTGACAACTCCATTTTCAAGGAGTGGGTGGGAAGTAGCCAAGAAAGGAAGCTTGAATCTGATAAAGATACTGCCTTGTTGATGGATATGGAAGGAGTTAGCGAAATGGAGGCTCCTCCGAAGGCGAAAAGATTCTACAAGAAAAAAGTGAAAGTCGAAGTCGAAGAAGCAGAAGGTAATGATTCTGATAACAATGGAGAATGCAGTGCCACAGAGGGGATCAGAATTAAATCACAGAGACGAAAGGCAGCTATTGAAGCTTCAAGAGGGAAACATTCACCGCGCAgcacaaagaaaaaagataaaaaacttACTTCTGGAG ATGAATTTGATGCTCTGAAAGCGTTGGCTGAATTGTCAGCTTCAATGGATCCAGCAACTTTGATGGAATCAG GTCCAGAATCATCTGCTCGGTTGAAGGAAGAAAGAACAGAATACGACATGGACGAGAAATCTAGCACACCAGAAGCTACATCCTCAAGCAGTCATGAGGAAAAAGCAAATGCAGAACCAGATGATAGTCTCCTTCATGCAATCTCTTCTGTTGAGAATACTAACAAGAGAAAGCCAAAACCTTCAAGGCAGGCATCCACTGACTGTGATGCTGTTCCCACAGAGAAGCTACAATCCCAAACTAGTGGCAGTTTAAGAAGAAAACGTAAACCAAAG GTACTGGGGGATGAAGCTCCAGCAGATTTTAGTCAGAACAAATccataaacaaaaag GAATTGCATCAAGATGAGAATAATATGAAGTCTTTGGTTAGAACAAAACGTGCTGGTCAAAGTCCAGCTCAGTCAAAACAGTTATACACTGTTCAGGCGTTGGAGGAATCTGCTACAACAAGCGATAAGAACAGACCTGTGATGGATGTAATAGCATCAACTAAAGAAATTTCTGATTCGGGTCCAGCCAGTGTATCTCAGAAACATCCAAACAAGCGTAAGATAAGTCTGAAGAAAAGCTTACAAGAAAGGGCTAAATCTTCTGAAACCATACATAAAGCTTCACGTAGTTCCAGAACTCTTTCAGTACAGGAGTTTTTCTTAAAG GATAAGCTTTCT GAAATGGAGCCAGAGATGCTAGAAATTGTTAAGGGTTCAAAGACAAGAGCGCAAGCAATGGTGGATGCAGCTATAAAG GCTGCATCATCTGGTAAGGAAGGAGAAGATGTGAAGAAAATGATCCAAGAAGCCTTAGACTTGATTGACAAACATCAGCCATTGCGCGGCTTTAAGTTCAAACATAACGAGCACGTAAATGGCAGCATAGACccaaatcaaaatcacaacCCATCTCCCTCAGGCGCCTCAGACCCTATGGCTAACAACGATTTTAACTCACAAGATGGTTCAGAGAAAAACGAGGCTCAAATCCCTTCAGAGCTAATCACCTCCTGTGTTGCCACTTGGCTCATGATTCAG ATGTGCACGGAGAGNGTTTCCCCATCTTACGTTTTTATCATCAGGTAG
- the LOC104744673 gene encoding uncharacterized protein LOC104744673 has protein sequence MGRSCLPRWRLGRLMAGLQVILGLIVITVSFSCLYRFHSAGYFLHNEDICRNIYTIKEVSNEGFDLKALHDRVDEVLEKMDNLYEKLEKTVKEMEKSKDGSKQEIKKFLEDEVMKPFYYAHIGLRQIRLPKPEGIRNTTEKEEPLINKFLIEEIRKYITPKDNRVGKINMFGTERVFNTIGHACVLMKRELEKYMDYDIGAYCDDDWNLAQKLILSGCDPLPRRRCLTRASMTYQKPYPINESLWKLPDDKNVRWGNYQCRNFACLSSKNPKRGYTKCSGCFEMEKESEKWVKNSTLLVDFMIDDVLRAKAGEIRIGLDYGVGTGTFAARMREKNVTFVTTALNLGAPFSEMIALRGLIPLYISMNQRLPFFDNTMDMIHTAGLMDGWIDLLLMDFVLYDWDRVLRPGGLLWIDRFFCKKKDLDDYMYMFLQFRYKKHKWAISPKSKDEVYLSALLEKPPRAI, from the coding sequence atggggAGATCATGTTTGCCTAGATGGCGATTAGGAAGACTAATGGCAGGGTTACAAGTGATCTTAGGGTTAATAGTGATCACTGTGAGCTTCTCATGTCTCTATAGATTCCATTCCGCTGGTTACTTCTTGCACAACGAAGACATTTGCCGCAATATTTACACAATCAAAGAAGTCAGCAACGAAGGGTTTGATCTAAAGGCGCTGCACGATCGTGTTGATGAAGTACTAGAAAAGATGGACAACTTGTACGAGAAGCTAGAGAAGACTGtgaaagagatggagaagagcAAAGACGGAAGCAAGCAAGAGATCAAGAAGTTTCTTGAAGATGAAGTGATGAAGCCATTTTATTATGCTCATATCGGATTAAGGCAAATCCGGTTACCTAAACCCGAAGGAATCAGGAACACAACGGAGAAGGAAGAGCCTTTGATCAATAAGTTTCTCATTGAGGAGATAAGGAAGTACATTACACCAAAGGATAATAGGGTTGGGAAGATAAACATGTTTGGAACAGAGAGAGTTTTCAACACTATTGGTCATGCTTGTGTGTTGATGAAGAGGGAGCTAGAGAAGTATATGGATTATGATATTGGAGCGTATTGTGATGATGACTGGAACTTAGCACAGAAGTTGATACTTAGCGGGTGTGATCCGTTACCTAGAAGACGATGCTTAACAAGAGCATCAATGACTTACCAGAAACCTTATCCGATCAATGAGTCATTATGGAAGCTACCTGATGATAAAAACGTAAGATGGGGAAACTACCAATGCAGGAACTTCGCGTGTTTATCAAGCAAGAACCCTAAAAGGGGTTACACGAAATGCAGTGGATGTTTTGAaatggagaaagagagtgagaaaTGGGTCAAGAACAGTACTTTGTTAGTTGACTTCATGATTGATGATGTTCTGAGAGCGAAGGCAGGTGAGATTAGGATTGGATTGGATTATGGTGTTGGGACAGGGACATTTGCAGCAAGAATGAGAGAGAAGAACGTGACTTTTGTCACAACTGCTTTGAACTTGGGAGCTCCTTTCAGTGAGATGATTGCTTTGAGAGGTTTGATCCCATTGTACATCTCCATGAACCAGAGGCTACCGTTCTTCGACAATACAATGGACATGATTCACACTGCTGGATTAATGGATGGTTGGATCGACCTTCTTCTGATGGATTTCGTGTTATATGACTGGGATCGAGTGCTGAGACCGGGTGGGTTGCTGTGGATTGATAGATTCTTTTGTAAAAAGAAGGATCTTGATGATTATATGTACATGTTCCTGCAGTTTAGGTACAAGAAACACAAGTGGGCTATTTCACCTAAATCAAAGGATGAGGTTTATCTCTCTGCATTACTCGAGAAACCTCCTCGTGCCATCTAA
- the LOC104744675 gene encoding sugar transporter ERD6-like 12, with the protein MEKMEGEEDATEKGLLLVNDEEINANTTPLLFFSTFIIVSASFTYGAAMGYTADTMHSIMTDLDLSLSQFSLFGSLSTFGGMFGSIFSAKAAAAFGYKMTLWLADLFCITGWLAIALAKDIIWLDMGRILVGIGVGLVSYVIPVYVAEITPKHVRGAFTFSNQLMQNFGIAIVYYFGNFVPWRTLALIGSIPCWIQVIGLFFIPESPRWLAKNGRDKEVEVVLQKLRGPNYDIVPEACEIKISVEASKQRSNISIRTLFKKKYAHQLTIGIGLMVMQQFCGSAGLGGYGTTIFNHAGFPARIGMMVLSFIVVPKSFMGLLLVDRWGRRPLLMASASGLCLSCITLAVAFGVKDNPELGKITPILCFIGILSFTMMFAIGMGALPWIIMSEIFPMDIKVLAGSLVTITNWFTGWIANYCFNFMFFWSQTGTFIISAAVCGGTVVFTWWLVPETRGLTLEEIQQSFGNV; encoded by the exons ATGGAGAAAATGGAGGGAGAAGAGGATGCTACGGAGAAAGGATTGTTACTGGTAAACGACGAAGAGATCAATGCAAACACAACtccacttcttttcttctccaccTTCATCATTGTCTCCGCCTCCTTCACCTATGGCGCTGCC ATGGGTTATACTGCAGATACAATGCACTCCATTATGACAGACTTggatctttctctctcacaa TTTTCGCTGTTTGGTTCGCTCTCGACGTTTGGAGGAATGTTCGGTTCAATATTCAGCGCCAAAGCTGCAGCTGCCTTCGGCTATAAAATG ACGTTGTGGCTCGCTGATTTATTCTGCATAACTGGTTGGCTTGCAATTGCACTAGCCAAG GATATTATTTGGCTTGACATGGGACGGATTTTGGTGGGAATTGGAGTTGGTCTCGTTAGCTACGTG ATTCCTGTATATGTTGCCGAAATAACACCCAAACACGTTCGAGGGGCTTTTACATTTAGCAATCAG CTGATGCAAAACTTTGGAATTGCAATCGTATATTACTTTGGGAATTTCGTACCATGGAGAACTTTAGCCTTAATCG GTAGTATTCCATGTTGGATACAAGTTATTGGTTTGTTCTTCATACCTGAGTCTCCGAGATGGCTG GCGAAAAACGGCCGTGACAAAGAAGTTGAAGTAGTTCTTCAAAAGTTACGAGGACCAAACTATGATATTGTGCCCGAAGCTTGTGAAATCAAG ATTTCAGTTGAAGCTTCGAAACAAAGGTCGAATATCAGCATTCGTACccttttcaaaaagaaatatgCTCATCAACTTACA ATAGGCATAGGTTTGATGGTTATGCAACAGTTCTGTGGATCGGCTGGACTAGGTGGTTACGGAACCACTATATTTAATCATGCCG GGTTTCCTGCTCGGATCGGGATGATGGTGTTGTCCTTTATCGTC GTACCAAAATCTTTTATGGGTCTACTCCTCGTGGATCGATGGGGAAGACGTCCACTTCTTATG GCTTCAGCATCTGGGTTATGTTTGAGCTGTATCACATTAGCAGTAGCGTTTGGAGTTAAAGATAACCCGGAGCTTGGAAAAATTACTCCAATTCTCTGTTTCATTGGAATATTG TCATTTACGATGATGTTTGCAATTGGGATGGGAGCGTTGCCGTGGATTATAATGTCTGAG ATATTTCCAATGGATATAAAGGTATTAGCTGGGAGTTTAGTGACCATTACCAATTGGTTCACTGGTTGGATCGCCAACTATTGTTTCAATTTTATGTTCTTTTGGAGCCAAACAG GGACATTTATAATATCCGCTGCAGTATGTGGAGGAACAGTTGTATTCACATGGTGGTTGGTGCCGGAGACTCGAGGATTGACGTTAGAAGAAATCCAACAGTCGTTTGGCAATGTTTAG
- the LOC104744674 gene encoding psbP domain-containing protein 7, chloroplastic, protein MSLKPYFSLLHSSQPMNAKLSNFLVAQQFPGDRKTTPAEEFSPLAEKFNRRFLLGVGSSSVLAVGANFCGITSFVLGLSPELGRNLKLDVVYPIGGYSRCIDTVQGFEFIYPVTWVGDQTLLYRAAEKSERETSLDLPPTRNIRRKNVNEPVVAFGPPGSTGELNVSVIVSPVSPSFSIEAFGGPKEVGVAIVRTVTGSGQRTDLKGTLLESNLRQDSERNLKYYELEFKVESPVFRRHNVAICCAHGGRLYTLNAQAPESAWSDVRSEIYTTAKSFNIIS, encoded by the exons atGTCTCTGAAACCTTACTTCTCTCTACTACACTCATCACAACCTATGAATGCTAAACTCTCCAACTTCTTGGTCGCTCAACAATTCCCCGGTGATCGGAAAACTACTCCGGCCGAGGAGTTTTCTCCGCTGGCTGAGAAATTCAACCGTCGCTTTCTTCTGGGTGTAGGATCGTCCTCTGTTCTTGCGGTTGGTGCCAATTTTTGTGGTATAACGAGTTTTGTACTCGGTTTATCGCCGGAACTCGGCCGGAATCTGAAACTCGATGTCGTTTATCCGATTGGAGGGTATAGCAGATGTATCGACACGGTTCAAGGATTCG AATTTATATATCCGGTTACGTGGGTTGGAGACCAGACGCTTTTGTATAGAGCGGCGGAGAAGTCAGAACGTGAGACATCGCTAGACCTTCCTCCAACAAGAAACATTCGCCGGAAAAACGTAAATGAACCGGTTGTTGCATTCGGACCTCCCGGTTCGACCGGTGAGCTCAACGTCAGTGTTATCGTCTCCCCTGTCTCACCCAGTTTCTC GATCGAAGCATTTGGAGGGCCAAAAGAAGTAGGAGTAGCAATAGTAAGAACGGTGACAGGATCTGGTCAACGAACAGATTTAAAAGGAACTTTGCTAGAATCTAATCTCAGACAAGATTCAGAGAGAAACTTGAAGTACTATGAGTTGGAGTTTAAAGTCGAATCACCCGTTTTCAGACGGCATAATGTAGCCATTTGTTGCGCTCACGGTGGCCGTCTCTATACACTGAACGCTCAAGCTCCAGAGTCAGCTTGGTCGGACGTGAGATCGGAAATTTACACTACTGCTAAATCGTTCAACATTATTTCTTAA